Proteins from a single region of Pseudomonas quebecensis:
- a CDS encoding DUF5943 domain-containing protein produces the protein MAKIAPQLPIEVDSETGVWTSDALPMLYVPRHFFVNNHMGIEEVLGAEAYAEILYKAGYKSAWHWCEKEAECHGLEGVAVFEHYMKRLSQRGWGLFKIQDIDLDKGTASVKLEHSAFVYVYGKVGRKVDYMFTGWFAGAMDQILEARGSKIRTVAEQVYGGSEEGHDDGLFTVKPL, from the coding sequence ATGGCCAAGATCGCCCCGCAATTGCCTATCGAAGTCGACAGCGAAACCGGTGTCTGGACGTCCGATGCCTTGCCGATGCTGTACGTGCCGCGTCATTTCTTCGTCAACAACCATATGGGCATCGAGGAGGTGCTGGGCGCCGAGGCCTATGCCGAGATCCTCTACAAGGCCGGCTACAAATCCGCCTGGCACTGGTGCGAAAAAGAAGCCGAGTGCCATGGCCTGGAAGGCGTCGCGGTGTTCGAGCACTACATGAAACGCCTGTCGCAGCGTGGCTGGGGCCTGTTCAAAATCCAGGACATCGACCTGGATAAAGGCACCGCCAGCGTCAAGCTGGAGCATTCGGCGTTCGTCTACGTCTACGGCAAGGTCGGGCGCAAGGTCGACTACATGTTCACCGGTTGGTTTGCCGGCGCCATGGACCAGATCCTTGAAGCACGCGGCAGCAAGATCCGCACCGTCGCCGAACAAGTCTACGGAGGCTCCGAAGAGGGCCACGATGATGGTTTGTTCACCGTCAAGCCGTTGTAA
- a CDS encoding dipeptidase → MSPAELHADSIVIDGLIIAKWNRDLFEDMRKGGLTAANCTVSVWEGFQATINNIVASQTLIRENSDLVIPVKTTADIRKAKEQGKTGIIFGFQNAHAFEDQLGYVEIFKQLGVGVVQMCYNTQNLVGTGCYERDGGLSGFGREIVGEMNRVGIMCDLSHVGSKTSEEVILESKKPVCYSHCLPSGLKEHPRNKSDEELKFIADHGGFVGVTMFAPFLAKGIDSTIDDYAEAIEYTMNIVGEDAIGIGTDFTQGHGQDFFEMLTHDKGYARRLTSFGKIINPLGIRTVGEFPNLTETLLKRGHSERVVRKIMGENWVNVLKDVWGE, encoded by the coding sequence ATGAGCCCAGCCGAATTGCACGCCGACAGCATCGTTATCGACGGGCTGATTATTGCCAAGTGGAACCGCGACCTGTTCGAGGACATGCGCAAAGGCGGCCTCACCGCCGCCAACTGCACCGTGTCGGTGTGGGAAGGCTTCCAGGCCACCATCAATAATATCGTGGCCAGCCAGACCCTGATCCGCGAGAACAGCGACCTGGTGATTCCGGTAAAAACCACCGCCGATATCCGCAAAGCCAAAGAGCAGGGCAAGACCGGCATCATCTTCGGCTTCCAGAATGCCCATGCGTTCGAAGATCAGCTCGGCTATGTGGAGATCTTCAAGCAGCTCGGCGTTGGCGTGGTGCAGATGTGCTACAACACCCAGAACCTGGTCGGCACCGGTTGCTACGAGCGCGACGGCGGCCTGTCGGGTTTCGGTCGTGAAATCGTCGGCGAGATGAACCGCGTCGGCATCATGTGCGACCTGTCCCACGTGGGCTCCAAGACCAGCGAAGAAGTCATCCTCGAATCGAAAAAACCGGTGTGCTACTCCCACTGTCTGCCGTCGGGCCTTAAGGAGCACCCGCGCAACAAGTCCGATGAAGAACTGAAGTTCATCGCCGACCATGGCGGTTTTGTCGGCGTGACCATGTTCGCGCCGTTCCTGGCCAAGGGCATCGACTCGACCATCGACGACTACGCCGAAGCCATCGAATACACCATGAACATCGTCGGCGAAGACGCGATCGGCATCGGCACCGACTTCACCCAGGGCCATGGCCAGGATTTCTTCGAAATGCTGACCCATGACAAAGGCTACGCCCGGCGCCTGACCAGCTTCGGCAAGATCATCAACCCGCTGGGCATCCGCACCGTGGGCGAGTTTCCCAACCTCACCGAAACCCTGCTCAAGCGCGGCCACAGCGAGCGCGTAGTGCGCAAGATCATGGGCGAGAACTGGGTCAACGTCCTTAAAGACGTGTGGGGCGAATAA